From Deinococcus aquaticus, one genomic window encodes:
- the minE gene encoding cell division topological specificity factor MinE, producing MFSWMKRGRTKETLKDRLELVLAYDRAQIPPGKVDALRNDLLEVVKRYFPTGNSSVEIEQRGDMVVLMANIPLDEDSPGRAAERNR from the coding sequence GTGTTTTCCTGGATGAAGCGCGGCCGGACCAAGGAGACCCTGAAAGACCGCCTGGAACTGGTGCTGGCGTACGACCGGGCGCAGATTCCGCCCGGCAAGGTGGATGCGCTGCGGAACGACCTGCTGGAAGTCGTCAAGCGGTACTTCCCGACGGGGAACAGCAGCGTGGAGATCGAGCAGCGGGGCGACATGGTGGTCCTGATGGCGAACATTCCACTGGATGAGGATTCGCCGGGCCGTGCGGCCGAACGCAACCGCTGA